A window of the Anaerosoma tenue genome harbors these coding sequences:
- a CDS encoding MarR family winged helix-turn-helix transcriptional regulator produces MSETIRERDEREIVRGLHAVNEELHKVNLSAWLELGLPAAQLKALVAIASGDGRSITGLAGELGIGEPAASQVVEQLVRRGYVSRDADPGDRRRVVVTTTEQGSELVSGLRQGRREHVHQWLGSLDDDDVHALARGLGALAQAARNGGAL; encoded by the coding sequence ATGAGCGAGACGATCCGGGAGCGCGATGAGCGTGAGATCGTGCGCGGGCTCCACGCTGTCAACGAGGAGCTCCACAAGGTGAATCTCTCGGCATGGCTGGAGCTCGGTCTGCCAGCGGCGCAGCTCAAGGCGCTCGTCGCGATCGCAAGCGGCGATGGCCGCTCGATCACCGGACTCGCCGGTGAGCTCGGCATCGGCGAACCGGCAGCCAGCCAGGTGGTCGAGCAGCTGGTCAGGCGGGGGTACGTCAGCAGAGACGCCGACCCGGGCGACAGGCGCCGCGTGGTGGTCACCACCACGGAGCAGGGGAGCGAGCTCGTGTCCGGGTTGCGCCAGGGCAGACGGGAACATGTGCATCAATGGCTTGGCTCGCTGGACGATGATGACGTTCACGCGCTGGCCCGGGGCCTGGGCGCTCTCGCGCAAGCCGCCCGCAACGGCGGCGCTCTCTGA